The sequence below is a genomic window from Canis aureus isolate CA01 chromosome 11, VMU_Caureus_v.1.0, whole genome shotgun sequence.
TAAAAGTAACTAGCTAGAAGGGAAGAGAGATCCTGAAACATATCATTTCCACACAATATAGCAGGAGCAAAGACAAAGGTATGCAGAGGTtaataaaaaaacacagaaatgggCACCCAATTCAACCCAGGAAGCAATTcaagtaattttataaaaatacttgaaagatcagtatgaaaaaaaggaagaggctcTAACAGTGTTCAGAAAAAGCATggataggggatccctgtgtggctcagtggtttagcacctgcctttggcctagggcgcaatcctggagtcccgggatcgagtcccgcatcgggctcccggcatggagcctgcttctccctctgcctgtgtctctgcctctctctctctgtgtctctcatgaataaataaataaaatctttaaaaaaaaaaaaaaaaaaagaaaaagcatggatAAAGAAGTTTGGAACTTGTAGTCTAGTATGGTCTGAAAGTAAAGGGTGGTCATggtgagggggcagggggtgtgtTGGGGTTGATGAACAAAGAGGTTAACAGGAATCAGAATGTAGAGGATTCTATACACCAGGCTAAGAGTCATGGAGTCACCTTCTGGGAGAGAGCAGGACAGCTTAGTCTTAATTGTTTGGAAGCAGACTGACTTGGGTCCAATCCTAGTTCCATTACTAACTATAAACCTTACTAGTTACTTACCTtctttgaacttcagttttttCCTCTGTAATATAAGAATACCCACTTTGTAGTATTTGAAGAAGACAGTGATAAGaccttttgatatttttcattgaaaatgaGAATGAGTAGAATCCGTGAAAATGGATGATTGTCACTAATATCAGAGGTTATGTTCTACCTCCCAGGGTAACATTTTGACAAGGGAACAGGAATGGCAAAGTGAAGATATGATGGGTGGCTTTGCAAAGAACAAGGCCAGAAAACTAGTCAAATCACTACAATAACTCAGAGAAGAGATAACAGAGGTTTCATGTAGCATTTCATCATTGAGAATGGAGAAAGGCAGATCCAAAAATTATTTAGGAAGAAAATTTGTCAGGTCTCTCAGTGGCaagtgaaagagggaggaaaagtaGTTACCAGTCCCCAAAACTGTGGCCCAACAAAAGtaggaaatcaaagaggaagaTCTAGTTTGAGGCATGATGGATGTAAGATGTCTATGGGAAATCTGTGTAGATATAACTACCAGACAAACAACCTGCAGTCAGGAGCTGGAAATAACTACTTTGAGCTAGAAGTCAATCCCTTTCTGCTACGTAATTCACAACAGTTTATGatgatttttccctttaaaattgaaactaagaaattaaaaaaagaaacccactccttaaaatgaaaagcattatataaaattatttccaaatctgtAAGTAAACGGGTCCCATAACTTTGAgatattataaatgtaaattcaCCTATAAAACGTGCCCCTGTCCTCAGTGTTTCATTGAGAAGGGCAGTCCTATAATGCTGGCAGGAAGCTCCAAATGCAACAGCTTTTACAAGGTTACAACACAGCACCTGTAACCTCCAGTGAGTCTGTCGATCGTTAAGCTATGCCACCCATAAGAACACCTCCTTTGTGAGTACAAAGGAGAAGATGATGTGAGATGTGAAATGGACAGATAACTCTTAGGGGGAGACTGTAAAACTGAgtataaatatagtaaaattaaaaaaaaatatagtaaaatcagAACTCACTGTCCATAGgaccaaattatttttccaatgaaAAGAAAGTCCTTTTGGTAATTGTAGATAAGAATGAAAATTACAGACTCACTTAAAAAAActgatcaacaaaatgaaaagggaacctactagatggagaaaatatttgcaaatgatatgtctgataaggggttagtatgcaaaatatataaagaactcataaaagtcctagcaaaaaaacaaataatccaatttaaaggatctgaacagatatttttccaaagaaaatattcaaatggccaacaggtacatgaaaaggtgctcaacatcactaatcatcagggatatgcaaatcaaaaccacaatgaggtatcacctcacacttgctagaatggctaatatcaaaaagacaagagataacaaatgctggtgaggatatggagaaaagggagtccttgtgcactgttggtaggaatgtaaattagtacagccaccctggaaaacagtatggaggttcctcaaaaaattaaaaacagaaatataatacaatacaGCAACATCCaacttctgtgtatttatctaaaggaaaaataatcactaTGTTGAAGCGCTATCTGCACCCccacattcattgcagcattatttacaatggccaaggcatggaaacaacttaagtgtccatcaaaagatgaatgggtaaagaaaatggtGTATATGTGCaacagaatactattcagccataaaaaaggaaatcctgccatatgcAACAATATGCAACAAGATTGTAGCTCTTAAAGGCTTTGAGGCCTttatgcttagtgaagtaagtcagacagaggaagacaaatgctttatgatctcacttacatgtagaatctaaaaacaaaaacaaaacaaagtcatagaaaaatagatcagatttgtggttaccagggGAATTGGAGGAAGATGGTCAAAGCTATAAACCTCtaagtataagaaaaataagtactgGGAATGCAACgtacaacatgatgactgtaGTTAACACCACTGTATGGCATATTTGAAAactgctaagagagtaaatcctaaaagttTGGTTAACTATATGAGGTGAGGATTATTAACTAAATTTACAGTAGTTACTGTTTCACCATACATCTATGTCAAGTCACATGCTGTACATCTTAAATTTACACAGTGCTCTAAGTCATATATCTCAAtgaatctgaaaaaacaaaacaaaacctggcaGAAATAGATCTGATTCCAATtagcattttgtttcattttttaattcttcaaagaCTTCCAAGTAGTATCATGAAGATTCGCCTTAATATATGGCTAAAttggtactaaaaaaaaaaaaaaaaaaaagatcagccaTGAAGAATAGGTtgtgaaattattattttgaatatgaCTGCAGTAGCAGCGTGTTCTTTATCAAGCTAACATGCCTCCTCAACAAGATTTGATGCTCAGATTTAAGCAAAAACTTACTTGACTGATTTGATGAAGCTGTCACAGAAACAATAATATGTCTCaataaattatataacatatagggatccctgggtggcgcagtggtttggcgcctgcctttggcccagggcgggatcctggagacccgggatcgaatcccacgtcgggctcccggtgcatggagcctgcttctccctctgcctatgtctctgcctctctctctctctgtgtgtgtgactatcataaataaataaaaattaaaaatatacatatataacatataagaaAAATGGACTGTAAGTTAGGCGTTAgagatgtattaaaaaaaaaaaagctgattgtAGCTCTTAAATTCCAACAAACACAACCTGAGCAACTCTTTCAAACAGTAGCggcctgttttttaatttttcttctctttcttctagtTCTTGTTGGTATTCTCTCATCCTTTCCTTTtcactctttctaaaatcaaataaaaggaagggaattttaaaaagaaataataatttgcaCATACAACATTTAGCTTAGATGAcaaatcagaaattaaattatGAGCATGGCTTACAATTTACCACAATACCTTTCCTAGACTGGTAAATTTTTATGAAGTGCAGAATAAAATGCTTTACACTGGCCTGAAGAGATGAATAAAGGCCCTCTTAACTCAATTTTAAGTGCAGAAAACCAAGAAAACTTAGTCCAAATTAGATATCTTCTCCTTAAGGAATTTCTTCTGAAAAACAAgatcttgcttttctctttttcccctaaaCAAGATCTTCTATAGGTGGGTGGCAAAGTTAATTAAATGAGAGCAGGTCAGGGGAAAATGAGGAGTAAGGGAATAGAacatatagagaaaaaggaaccaaaatACCAAGTTCACAGTAAATGTACTTACTCTTTGGGCAAAATcctataatgaataaaatatgatattctatataaaataacatgtaaaaCATACTAACTCTACCAAGATAATAAGATTACATGGATTAGAGAAAAGAATTGTACTACAGAATGATACTTATGATTAATTTATACACAAAATTGGCATTAGGAAAAATCCAGTTTACTTTCTTGGGGTGGatagtatttttctaaaaaattctgCTCAAGTTTATCAAATTAAGTTCCCTGTATTATTGAATTACACTGATATACATTACATggaatataaacataatatacattataaagaaatataattgctatattaaaaaggaataccaataaaaagtaaaaaccaatATATAGATTGGGGGGTACTTATAAAtcagattaaaaattaataaatcatattACTTATCCAGCTTTGGGGGAGATATTTTCCTACTTAAACATGaacattttttacataaaaatgttcCTCTGGAACACTGGTTTTCAAACTTTGTATTGCAGAATTCCAGTGTTCTGTGAAGgggttctgcaaatatttttatttatttatattttattatatcaaaACTCCAAGAATTGCAACACACACCACTAAACACACACGTGTTAACTGACATATCACATAACTGATGTTAATTAACATCAATGTGTTAATTTGTGATCTCAAATTTCATGCACCTTAGAACAAAGCTCTTCAACAGACCTATTTATTGAACAATATTCTGAGATTACACAGCAAGCTATTAAACGAGAGCTTTATCTGTAGGAGTCAAGATTTTTcagtgttaactatactggaattaaaatacaaaacttaaaaagaagatttttctCAATATCGTTACAGTGCAACCAAAAGTAGCATAAGGAAGGGACGCCCGGCTGGCGCAATCAGTAGAGCATAGGACACTTGGTCTCAGATCATGTCACGTTTGGCCCCACaatgggcatggagtctacttaaaaataatagtatagaGTAAAAAAAAGGTTAGATACTGACATAAGATTACAACTATTAACTATGGCCACGATATAAAACATTTCTGCTCAGCAACATGGTTTTAGGGTCCTCACCATGAGGTGAGGTGAGTgagtttgagtgtgtgtgtgtgtgtgtgcgtgcacattgAGTGTAAGTAATTGATAGCAACTTGAATCCAGAAACTAAACTACTAAATTCTTTTAGGATACCTGAGAGATTTGACTCTGGATTTAGACATCTGAGCTAAACTTTGATGGGAGTCATAAGCTTTAGCCCGGATTGTCAGGAGTTTCTgcaattctttcattctttgcttCTGCTTAGTTAGGATCcgatttctctcttcttccaacattttcttttcctcaagtGATCTCCTGAGGGCAACAAACTAAGGCTTAATTCACTTTAAGCCAGTAAGAATGTTGTTCAGCAAAGATTTAACACAGGAAAATTCAAGCGTTGAAACTAAAGGCAACCTTTTGAGAAGACTTTGACTTGTGAAATTGGAAATCAACAGGCTGACTAAACTTTTCTATCCCAAAGattggaaatggaaaatatactCATTTCTTAGAAGTACATCCTCTGGCAAAATGCTCTATATTATCTACCAAAAATATGTTGCcaaatataatttcttcatattttcaaattGACTGACATAAAATCAATATGGCTACAAACACTGTTTAGCAACCGTGGGTCAGCTAGTGCTATATTCTAGTCGTTTACCTTGTggcttgttctctccctctggAAGACACTGTGGGCATTGGAGGGGGGCAGTTACAAGGCACAGGCTTTGCACTTGCACTTCTTCCTGGTGACTTGTTTCTTGGAGACAGAAAAGACCGTGTTTCTTTTGAATGTTCCTCATCTGCTGCAATGTCTGccaaaattttctctcttttagtgGATGCAGTGGAGGCTGCGTGAAGATTGGGTGGTTTATGGGAGGTTGGGAGTTTTGAACACTTCTGTTCTGAGAGGTGTTTCTGGTATCCCTCAGGAAGCTTTTCAAAATCAGCAATCTGGCATCTAAACTTGTGTGTACACTTCAGCCTTTCAGGCTGCTCAGGATGCTTGAGCTTCCTTGGAGCACAACTTTTGTGACCTGACCTAGAAGGTAAAGGGGATGGATTCTGCAAGAGCTCTTGGGCTTTCAGCTGTGTCATAATGTCTCTATAGAGCTCCTCTTCTTTTAACTTCTCTTTGGTAGCTGAGCCATAAGTAGATCGAGGCACAGGTCTGGCCTTAAAtcgatttgttttctttttagactTAAACAAGTCTCTCAGCTTCTTTTCCCGGATTGCTTGCTTCTGTTCCTCCCTTGCAATGAACTTAAATGGCTTTTGTGAGGCCAGAAgagcttctttgttcttttccttcaaacGCTTTCTGCGgtcttcattttgcttgactaGGTCAtgataaagggggaaaaagacaaatgcaggAACTGGAGTGGCTCGGAATTTTTTCTTACACTCTGattcttcttcttgttttttgagCAGTTGGTGTACCATTTCAATATCTGATTTTGATTTCatgttctcttctttcttcctctgttcccTAATCATCATCTGAAAAGGCTCAGGAACTGTAATCTTTGGCACCCATTCTCttggtttcttctttgttttttcaacGGTTGGGAAGTAAGCATCTTCACACCGAATATAATCTTCAACAGAAAAGTTTGTCCACATGTTGTTGATGAGCTCTTTTGCGTAGCTCATCACCACCCTCTTTTTCTCAGGATACTCTTTTTCTAAGTTGGGCAACTCATCTTCAGAGGAAGACATAATCAAGGAGGAAGACGGCCCTAAATCAGGCTCTGAAGATGTCATTAATGAGATAGGGTGATAAGAGTTCTTTTCTGATTCAGAcctaaataagaataataattaagTTACACTCTCAGTTGCATGTgaccaaatataaaaattaagaactatAAGATCAAGGTATTATCAGTTAGAAGGCAGGAGCTGGATACATAAAGCTTATAATTATCACTTTTATTTAGAATAGAGGTAAGAGATCCTCTAATTTAACTCCCTCATTTTACACGGGAACTGAGACAGCAGTGGCTCCTTGTGGCTAATGTCTATTAAATCCTCCACATATTTCTCAGAGTCACCATCTTAAAACATACATCTAGTCATGTCATTCCCCTTCTTGAAACTCTTCTATGATTTGCCACTGTAACAGAGTCAAGTCTAGATCATAAAGCCCCTTCAAGACTAGCCCCTGGCCACCTTTCCTGTTTCACCTCTCGCCTCTCTCGCCCTCCAGTTACTAATCTTAAGTCATATCCAATCACATGAAGCTCCTCACATATACCATGATCTCTCATACTACCATGCCTCTGCACATGTGGTTTCTGTTGCCTAGAAGCCCACTCCTTGCTTCCTGCATCTGTACAGCTACTCCTCCTTTAATACTGAACTTGGATATGACAGTTCTATAGAAAATTCCTGCCTGTGTGCCTCTACCAACACCATGACATGATCAATTGCTGCTTCTTCTGTCTCCATAACTCTGTTACATCATGCTGTATTGCAATTTTTGGTTCTCAGCTAGTCTTTGAGCTCCTTAAGGTCATGTTGATTTGTGACTCCTCTGTGCCCAGGCAACAACTGGAGATGGACAATTAGCACTGATGAACTGTATGAATTAAGGGACTTGCCTCCAGTTTCAAAATAAGAGAGTTCATAGCAGAAATAGGTCTAGAAATTACAGACTATTTTGAAAACCTGAATAAGATTTATGTCTTAGTCCtgaactgtgtgtgtatgtatatttgtatatatatgtatgtgtgtgtgtatgtatgacttatttatttacttttttgagtaagagaagcaggaaagtttattaaagcaaaaagtagggacacctgggtagctcagcagttgagcgtctgcctttggctcagggcgtgctcctggagtcctgagatcgagtcccacatcgggctccctgcatagagcctgcttctctctctgcctatgtctctgcctctctttctctatgtctgtcatgaataattatataaaatctttaaaaaaatcacttaaaaataaaataaagcaaaaagtacaCCTTGAGATACAATGGTGGGTGCTCTCAAGAGAGAGCTGTatctatactttatatttttaatgagttcatggttttttgttttgtttcttaaacttagcatggcgcccaacatggggcttgaactcacaattctgagatcaagagctgcgttgaaatcaagagtcagatgcttaactaacccAGGTACCACCGAGGTACCCGTGAGTTCATGTTAATCCACATAATGTAAagggcttttaaaattaaattttaatattttcacttaaaaacggcccagcctggctggctcagtcattatTAGAACATGCAACTCCTGAACTCCAGGctgtaagttcaagctccatgttgggtgtagagattacttaaaaataaaatctttaaaaaataaaaataaaaataaattaaaatggccCAGACTAAATATTTTGACAGATACCTACAGTTCTATGAGTGGCAGGTCAGAGAAAAAAGACTAAATGACCACCAAATGATCCTAAAAACAAGAAGCCATTGGTGGATAAGccattacacattttttttttaagattttatttatttattcatgagagacacagagatagatagatagaaagagagagacaggcagagacagagacagagggagaagcaggctccatgcagggagtccgacgtgggactagatcccgggtctccaggatcatgccctgggccaaaggcagtgctaaaccactgagccacccgggctgcccccattacacattttaaataaaatccaacCTCCGTATATCATTAAAAGTACAAAAGGATAGTTGAGAGAAAACATTCTGAAATACTTCTGTTCTGCATATTtaagtatacattttattttacagccCACAAATAATGTTATGTACAAACTTACCTGGAAGAGACACTAGAAGCTTCTTCTCTGATGATCACTGGctgaacttttaaatttaatttattctggTACATTTTCTCTAACTTTGCCATAGTTTCCAAGTGGGCAGCTTTCAGCTCTTCTAGTTTCCTAAAATACTCTTCATTAGAGTGGCAAATATCAGAAAAGTCCACAAAGTCCTCATCGCTTATTTGTGTTTGTTCATCTACCTCAGAAATGTTGGTGTTAAAATCAGCCtggta
It includes:
- the FAM161A gene encoding protein FAM161A isoform X7, encoding MAASQRAATPAAARLQSPGDSSPGAQAAQSQREDPSEAATAAAAAAALRDEEDGEEAAPRAQARADFNTNISEVDEQTQISDEDFVDFSDICHSNEEYFRKLEELKAAHLETMAKLEKMYQNKLNLKVQPVIIREEASSVSSRSESEKNSYHPISLMTSSEPDLGPSSSLIMSSSEDELPNLEKEYPEKKRVVMSYAKELINNMWTNFSVEDYIRCEDAYFPTVEKTKKKPREWVPKITVPEPFQMMIREQRKKEENMKSKSDIEMVHQLLKKQEEESECKKKFRATPVPAFVFFPLYHDLVKQNEDRRKRLKEKNKEALLASQKPFKFIAREEQKQAIREKKLRDLFKSKKKTNRFKARPVPRSTYGSATKEKLKEEELYRDIMTQLKAQELLQNPSPLPSRSGHKSCAPRKLKHPEQPERLKCTHKFRCQIADFEKLPEGYQKHLSEQKCSKLPTSHKPPNLHAASTASTKREKILADIAADEEHSKETRSFLSPRNKSPGRSASAKPVPCNCPPPMPTVSSRGREQATRRSLEEKKMLEEERNRILTKQKQRMKELQKLLTIRAKAYDSHQSLAQMSKSRVKSLRKSEKERMREYQQELEEREEKLKNRPLLFERVAQKNARMAAEKRYSNTLKALGLSDEFVSKKGQSGKVFEYFSNQEMKNFTEDKESFDEEEKVEERESGEENHFIDTNSQDSYKEKEETDEESGEEQSVKE
- the FAM161A gene encoding protein FAM161A isoform X8; translation: MAASQRAATPAAARLQSPGDSSPGAQAAQSQREDPSEAATAAAAAAALRDEEDGEEAAPRAQARADFNTNISEVDEQTQISDEDFVDFSDICHSNEEYFRKLEELKAAHLETMAKLEKMYQNKLNLKVQPVIIREEASSVSSRSESEKNSYHPISLMTSSEPDLGPSSSLIMSSSEDELPNLEKEYPEKKRVVMSYAKELINNMWTNFSVEDYIRCEDAYFPTVEKTKKKPREWVPKITVPEPFQMMIREQRKKEENMKSKSDIEMVHQLLKKQEEESECKKKFRATPVPAFVFFPLYHDLVKQNEDRRKRLKEKNKEALLASQKPFKFIAREEQKQAIREKKLRDLFKSKKKTNRFKARPVPRSTYGSATKEKLKEEELYRDIMTQLKAQELLQNPSPLPSRSGHKSCAPRKLKHPEQPERLKCTHKFRCQIADFEKLPEGYQKHLSEQKCSKLPTSHKPPNLHAASTASTKREKILADIAADEEHSKETRSFLSPRNKSPGRSASAKPVPCNCPPPMPTVSSRGREQATRKSEKERMREYQQELEEREEKLKNRPLLFERVAQKNARMAAEKRYSNTLKALGLSDEFVSKKGQSGKVFEYFSNQEMKNFTEDKESFDEEEKVEERESGEENHFIDTNSQDSYKEKEETDEESGEEQSVKE
- the FAM161A gene encoding protein FAM161A isoform X2, producing the protein MAASQRAATPAAARLQSPGDSSPGAQAAQSQREDPSEAATAAAAAAALRDEEDGEEAAPRAQARADFNTNISEVDEQTQISDEDFVDFSDICHSNEEYFRKLEELKAAHLETMAKLEKMYQNKLNLKVQPVIIREEASSVSSRSESEKNSYHPISLMTSSEPDLGPSSSLIMSSSEDELPNLEKEYPEKKRVVMSYAKELINNMWTNFSVEDYIRCEDAYFPTVEKTKKKPREWVPKITVPEPFQMMIREQRKKEENMKSKSDIEMVHQLLKKQEEESECKKKFRATPVPAFVFFPLYHDLVKQNEDRRKRLKEKNKEALLASQKPFKFIAREEQKQAIREKKLRDLFKSKKKTNRFKARPVPRSTYGSATKEKLKEEELYRDIMTQLKAQELLQNPSPLPSRSGHKSCAPRKLKHPEQPERLKCTHKFRCQIADFEKLPEGYQKHLSEQKCSKLPTSHKPPNLHAASTASTKREKILADIAADEEHSKETRSFLSPRNKSPGRSASAKPVPCNCPPPMPTVSSRGREQATRRSLEEKKMLEEERNRILTKQKQRMKELQKLLTIRAKAYDSHQSLAQMSKSRVKSLRKSEKERMREYQQELEEREEKLKNRPLLFERVAQKNARMAAEKRYSNTLKALGLSDEFVSKKGQSGKVFEYFSNQEMKNFTEDKERFVRLQQIYVPRETMKEECPGAPGPRGSFISAGDLTSCTGIKEASGLDQWNVEKAHRDSWLNTDKPIRRPTSKYLEVLTDQWVTYYQAQSPKKGKFYTLGYLLLAPLKTALALDLSADSLFCLRSCPQLSGTVFNSLLLPLFCLRRILLPPAVLLASTRLSPQVWGTPFRHHK
- the FAM161A gene encoding protein FAM161A isoform X5 is translated as MAASQRAATPAAARLQSPGDSSPGAQAAQSQREDPSEAATAAAAAAALRDEEDGEEAAPRAQARTQIERERQRHRRREKQGPCQKPDVGLDPRTPGSRPGPKADFNTNISEVDEQTQISDEDFVDFSDICHSNEEYFRKLEELKAAHLETMAKLEKMYQNKLNLKVQPVIIREEASSVSSRSESEKNSYHPISLMTSSEPDLGPSSSLIMSSSEDELPNLEKEYPEKKRVVMSYAKELINNMWTNFSVEDYIRCEDAYFPTVEKTKKKPREWVPKITVPEPFQMMIREQRKKEENMKSKSDIEMVHQLLKKQEEESECKKKFRATPVPAFVFFPLYHDLVKQNEDRRKRLKEKNKEALLASQKPFKFIAREEQKQAIREKKLRDLFKSKKKTNRFKARPVPRSTYGSATKEKLKEEELYRDIMTQLKAQELLQNPSPLPSRSGHKSCAPRKLKHPEQPERLKCTHKFRCQIADFEKLPEGYQKHLSEQKCSKLPTSHKPPNLHAASTASTKREKILADIAADEEHSKETRSFLSPRNKSPGRSASAKPVPCNCPPPMPTVSSRGREQATRRSLEEKKMLEEERNRILTKQKQRMKELQKLLTIRAKAYDSHQSLAQMSKSRVKSLRKSEKERMREYQQELEEREEKLKNRPLLFERVAQKNARMAAEKRYSNTLKALGLSDEFVSKKGQSGKVFEYFSNQEMKNFTEDKERFVRLQQIYVPRETMKEECPGKRA
- the FAM161A gene encoding protein FAM161A isoform X3; protein product: MAASQRAATPAAARLQSPGDSSPGAQAAQSQREDPSEAATAAAAAAALRDEEDGEEAAPRAQARTQIERERQRHRRREKQGPCQKPDVGLDPRTPGSRPGPKADFNTNISEVDEQTQISDEDFVDFSDICHSNEEYFRKLEELKAAHLETMAKLEKMYQNKLNLKVQPVIIREEASSVSSRSESEKNSYHPISLMTSSEPDLGPSSSLIMSSSEDELPNLEKEYPEKKRVVMSYAKELINNMWTNFSVEDYIRCEDAYFPTVEKTKKKPREWVPKITVPEPFQMMIREQRKKEENMKSKSDIEMVHQLLKKQEEESECKKKFRATPVPAFVFFPLYHDLVKQNEDRRKRLKEKNKEALLASQKPFKFIAREEQKQAIREKKLRDLFKSKKKTNRFKARPVPRSTYGSATKEKLKEEELYRDIMTQLKAQELLQNPSPLPSRSGHKSCAPRKLKHPEQPERLKCTHKFRCQIADFEKLPEGYQKHLSEQKCSKLPTSHKPPNLHAASTASTKREKILADIAADEEHSKETRSFLSPRNKSPGRSASAKPVPCNCPPPMPTVSSRGREQATRKSEKERMREYQQELEEREEKLKNRPLLFERVAQKNARMAAEKRYSNTLKALGLSDEFVSKKGQSGKVFEYFSNQEMKNFTEDKERFVRLQQIYVPRETMKEECPGAPGPRGSFISAGDLTSCTGIKEASGLDQWNVEKAHRDSWLNTDKPIRRPTSKYLEVLTDQWVTYYQAQSPKKGKFYTLGYLLLAPLKTALALDLSADSLFCLRSCPQLSGTVFNSLLLPLFCLRRILLPPAVLLASTRLSPQVWGTPFRHHK
- the FAM161A gene encoding protein FAM161A isoform X6 translates to MAKLEKMYQNKLNLKVQPVIIREEASSVSSRSESEKNSYHPISLMTSSEPDLGPSSSLIMSSSEDELPNLEKEYPEKKRVVMSYAKELINNMWTNFSVEDYIRCEDAYFPTVEKTKKKPREWVPKITVPEPFQMMIREQRKKEENMKSKSDIEMVHQLLKKQEEESECKKKFRATPVPAFVFFPLYHDLVKQNEDRRKRLKEKNKEALLASQKPFKFIAREEQKQAIREKKLRDLFKSKKKTNRFKARPVPRSTYGSATKEKLKEEELYRDIMTQLKAQELLQNPSPLPSRSGHKSCAPRKLKHPEQPERLKCTHKFRCQIADFEKLPEGYQKHLSEQKCSKLPTSHKPPNLHAASTASTKREKILADIAADEEHSKETRSFLSPRNKSPGRSASAKPVPCNCPPPMPTVSSRGREQATRRSLEEKKMLEEERNRILTKQKQRMKELQKLLTIRAKAYDSHQSLAQMSKSRVKSLRKSEKERMREYQQELEEREEKLKNRPLLFERVAQKNARMAAEKRYSNTLKALGLSDEFVSKKGQSGKVFEYFSNQEMKNFTEDKERFVRLQQIYVPRETMKEECPGAPGPRGSFISAGDLTSCTGIKEASGLDQWNVEKAHRDSWLNTDKPIRRPTSKYLEVLTDQWVTYYQAQSPKKGKFYTLGYLLLAPLKTALALDLSADSLFCLRSCPQLSGTVFNSLLLPLFCLRRILLPPAVLLASTRLSPQVWGTPFRHHK
- the FAM161A gene encoding protein FAM161A isoform X4 produces the protein MAASQRAATPAAARLQSPGDSSPGAQAAQSQREDPSEAATAAAAAAALRDEEDGEEAAPRAQARTQIERERQRHRRREKQGPCQKPDVGLDPRTPGSRPGPKADFNTNISEVDEQTQISDEDFVDFSDICHSNEEYFRKLEELKAAHLETMAKLEKMYQNKLNLKVQPVIIREEASSVSSRSESEKNSYHPISLMTSSEPDLGPSSSLIMSSSEDELPNLEKEYPEKKRVVMSYAKELINNMWTNFSVEDYIRCEDAYFPTVEKTKKKPREWVPKITVPEPFQMMIREQRKKEENMKSKSDIEMVHQLLKKQEEESECKKKFRATPVPAFVFFPLYHDLVKQNEDRRKRLKEKNKEALLASQKPFKFIAREEQKQAIREKKLRDLFKSKKKTNRFKARPVPRSTYGSATKEKLKEEELYRDIMTQLKAQELLQNPSPLPSRSGHKSCAPRKLKHPEQPERLKCTHKFRCQIADFEKLPEGYQKHLSEQKCSKLPTSHKPPNLHAASTASTKREKILADIAADEEHSKETRSFLSPRNKSPGRSASAKPVPCNCPPPMPTVSSRGREQATRRSLEEKKMLEEERNRILTKQKQRMKELQKLLTIRAKAYDSHQSLAQMSKSRVKSLRKSEKERMREYQQELEEREEKLKNRPLLFERVAQKNARMAAEKRYSNTLKALGLSDEFVSKKGQSGKVFEYFSNQEMKNFTEDKESFDEEEKVEERESGEENHFIDTNSQDSYKEKEETDEESGEEQSVKE